TCGACGTGTACGCGGCGTGCCTGTACGTGGATGCGGCCAAGGGCAAGGCCAAGCTCCTCGAGTACCTCAAGAGCAAGGAGCCGGGGGCCTACGCCGGCGGGAAGGTGAACGTCTCTCAGCTCCAGGGGAGCGAGCAGTTCTTCCGCTGGCTCATCGCGTCGGACCTGGCGATCGCGGTGGACATGACCTTCGTGCGCGAGGTGGCGATGGAGAAGATCAAGGCCCAGTGGGTCGAAGGGCTGGCCCACTACCTTCAGGACGCCGCGCTGCGAGACAAGTTCGTGGGGCCCCTCTCGGGGGACGTGAAGAAGTACGAACATCTCACGCTCACGTTCTTCCCCGGCGGGAAGGTGCAGCTCCAGCAGGCCGGCCGCACCTATCCGGCCATCGTCAGCCAGCCGCTGGCTCGCGCGCTCCTCAGCATCTGGCTCGGACACAAGCCCGTGACGGCCAAGATCAAGCGCGACCTGGTCAAGCTCGTGGACACCCTCGCGCAGTAGCAGAGCGTGAGGATACGTCGCGTCCCTCGCCGGCCTG
The genomic region above belongs to Deltaproteobacteria bacterium and contains:
- a CDS encoding chalcone isomerase family protein, encoding MRIERREVAQSVVAMLLVVAGPAWAAGEIREPETNVAFPAERRFGPHRMRCVGTAVREKFGFDVYAACLYVDAAKGKAKLLEYLKSKEPGAYAGGKVNVSQLQGSEQFFRWLIASDLAIAVDMTFVREVAMEKIKAQWVEGLAHYLQDAALRDKFVGPLSGDVKKYEHLTLTFFPGGKVQLQQAGRTYPAIVSQPLARALLSIWLGHKPVTAKIKRDLVKLVDTLAQ